TGTTATCTTTTTTGGGTTTCAAATAAATTCTGTTAATGCACAAAATACTATTGAGTCTAACGAAACAGTCACTGAAATATTGGACTGGAATGTAGAAACAACAGAAAATAATGAAGCTACAAAAGAAGAAAAAGAATTGGCTGAACAAACAGCATTAGGTTGGGATAAATGGGATGCTGAACATCCAACTGAATCTTCTACTATAATCTATGATGAGGAAGTAGAAAATAATAAAGTAAAATCTCCAACTGAAGTTCTCAGAAGTGCATTGATTGGTAATTGGGAAGGTTTCTATGGAGGAAGTAAAGCATATATAAATTTCAAAGAAAACAAAACAGTAGTTATTAATACTTCTGTATTTTCAAATGTTCCTTCAGCTTCAGGTAGAGAGCATACCCAACTGTATTACGAAATTGATGCTTCACAAAGTCCATATAAGCTAACTTTTTATAATAGGAACAAAGAAATAAAAGGAGTTTTTAGAATTAATGATAATAATCAAATTACTATATGTCATAATTTCAATACTACTGAACAACCTAAGGAAATAGATAATAAATATACAGTAATTAACTTTTACAAGCTAGAAACTCAAAAAGAGAAAAAAGAAATTATAAATGAGTAAAGTTTTTACTTATACAAAAGCTAACTTTTTAATTAAAGTTAGCTTTTTTTATGAAAATTGTAACCTTATATACAAAGAAGACGTTATTATAGATAGGTAGTCATTTTTTTAAGCTATCTAATAATTTGATTTTATTTCAAATTATCATTTTTTAAACTACTATTTTTTAATCTAATTTCAAATTTATTATGGAACGTACAAAACGTATGCTCGTTGTGATGCTGGCTTCATTTGGCATCTTTGCTCTTCTTACATTTTTAACTTTTTCTAGTTATGGACAAACTACCAACTCTCTAGACAATGCCGAAAAAGCATTAGTAGGTGCATGGGAAACAGAACTGAATGGAGAAACTAATTATTTTACTTTTAATGAAGATAACTCTCTAATAGTTCGTTCTGATGTTTTTTCAAATTCAAGTGCAAATACGAATGATAAGCAAGTAGGAGAAATGTCTTATAAGATAAACGCAAGTACAACTCCTAATCAAATAACTATCTACAGAGCAAACTCTGTAATGAAAGGTGTTTTCAGAATTGACAATAGTGAAAAAATTTCTTTATGTTTGAATATGGAAGATAATGACTATCAACCTACTACATTTACAGATGATTATCTGACAATGACACTATATAAAGTAAAAGAAGAAGATAAATAGAAAAGATATTAAAAAGAAATAAAGTTGATTTTCTAAAAATACTAAAAGCAAAAATAATCAACATATTTGCTTACCCAAAAGAAACCTGCTATATTTGGTATAGACAGGTTTTTTTTGTTCATTATGAAGCAAAAAATTATACATCAATAAATAAAACTTTTTGATTTGTAACTTCATCATTTTTCCATTCTAATCTGTATGTTTTTAAGGAAGGAGCATTTCCACGAGTAGAATTTCCTGTTTTAAGGTTAAAACAATAACTATGAAGAGGACAAACTATTTCATTTTGCTCGTTTATAAAACCTTTGTGTAGGTCTGCTCCTGCATGAGAACAGTTATTTTGTACAGCAAAAAATCCGTCTTTGGTATGAGAAAGACAGATTTTCTCGTCTTCATTATTTGCATCAGAAACTGTCAGCAAAATTGAGGTTCCTAATGCAATTTTTTGTTTAGCCTCCTGTTCTGAATCAAATAATTTTGTCAAGGTATAAGTAATTAAAAGAATTTGTGAAAATACTAATTTAGTTTTTTCCGATAGCATGATAATAAGGTTCATTTGGAGATATAACAATCTCACTTAATCCTGCTTTTTGCATCATTTCAGTAATCTCACTTCTAGAGAATCGTTGTTCAAGTGAAGTACCAAATCTATCTAAGGCATCATTACGAACTACAAAGAAAGATTGATTTTGATAAAAACTTAAAGGTAAACTAAGAGCAAGTTTCTTCAAACCCAAGAACTTAAAGAATCGTCCTAACAAAATTGTAGGCATATAAACAAAGATAGCTATTAAGTCACAAACAAACTTTTTCAATGTAGAAGGTAAGCTACTTACAACTTTGCGAATGACAGATACAATAGATAGAATCAGTTTAAAAAAAGAAGACTTATCTTCTAAATTATAATAGAGATAGACATAAAAATAACCTCCTTTTTTGATTTTTTTGACGCAATTGCTCATAGCTTTCTGTGTATCAGGAATATGGTGTAATACACCTATACTCATACCAAAATCAAATGTCTCGTCATCAAATGGAATATTATCTGTAGAAGCTCTAGAAAACCGTACATTTTCTTTTTCTGCAATTAGCTTATCAGCAGTATAAATAGCTTCACTAGGATCTATAGCTTCCATAAACCCTATTTTGTCTAATAAATATTTTGTCCATCTTCCAGTACCACACCCTATATCAATTCCATAAGTATTTTTATTGACTATATTCTCATCAATTATATCAAAATACATTTTGCCTAACTTATCAATTTCTTTATCCTCAAAAGAAGCAAATTTTTTCCATTCTTCTCCAAAAGATTCCACTACTGAATGGTCTATATTTTCTTCTTCAAATTCAGTATTGAAGCAAAAAATTTCTTTAAATCTACCCTTTGTTATTTGTAGAGGAGTTTGATTGAATTTTTTTGTCATGCTACTAGTATGTATCATTTTGAGTTTTAAATTAATATTGTCTTTTTATACATTTTTCTCTGTTTTAGCCTTTAATAATTACTCCTGTTGCCATAAAAGAAATTTTGACTTCATCTTCTGTAATTTTTTCAATTTCTTCTTTCGTTTTTCCCGCATCTTCTGCATAATGACGAAGTTGTGCTACAGAAATGACTTCTTTTTTTACTTTTCCTTCCATCACAATTTCTTTTCCTTCTGAATCCATAGGAACAAAAAAGCCATAATCTTTAAAACGGACAAACATTTCTTGATTATCTGAAATAGGAACTTTCATCCAACAGCCTTTTTTCTGGCAACATTCGCCTATTTTTCCAATGACTTTTAGTTCAGCAGAATCTTGTTTGTCTAATAGAGCAGGAATTTCACTTACAGCAATAGCATTTTCTAGTGTTATTTCTGCACCATATTTTTCTTCTTTATTATCAGTATCAGTTTCTGACATAGAGTTTACTTCAGTTGTGTTTTTTTCTTTGTTATCAGTATTGCAAGCAGATAGAGATACAAAACAAAATAAAATTAAAAGGAGTTTGAAAGTGATTTTCATAAAAAATAGAATTTAGATAAAAAGATAAAGATTTTCAAAAATACGAAATTAGACTTTAATTTTTCTTAGTTTTTTAGGTTTAGGAGGTTTATATGCCAAAATAATCAATGCAATCATATAAAAAGGTAAAATAGGAATACGATAACGAACAAGAGTTCCAAAATTACTACTTACAATTCCTATAATTCCACTAAAGAATAAAGTGAATATAAGACAAACTACTACCATTTGATGAGTTTGCAAACGTTTGAGGATTATTTTCCATTTTTGATTTTTAAATACACGAATAGTAAGAAATAAAATAACAAGATTTTCTAGTCCAGCCAAAGCCATATTAAAATTCTTTATTTCCCAAATAAAAGGACGAAAAAGAGTAATAAATATTCCTTTTGGATAAAGTTTTAATAAACCACCAATTGTTCCATCCATCTGATCAAGACCTATATCATAGGCACTTCCTTGTTCACTCATTTGATGAATCCAATCAGCTGTAATGTATGCCTCTTGAGCTACTTTATCTAAGTCATATTCTGTCCCTCTGATGAGATTAGAAAAAGCATAATAGGCAATACCAATACCTAGAACTAATAAAATAGGAGCAAAAACTACTCTTAAAAACTGAGACTGAATCTGTTTAGTATATTGAGAATAAAACCACCAACCACAAGCAGGAATAAAACAAAGCAAAATGTAAAGTTTAATTAAATACATCGTATAACAACACACTGCAAATAAAAGCAAGTTGATATAAACTTTTCTTCTGCGTATTACACCAAAATGAAAGGCTGCAAAAGCAAAACATAATGCAGAAAAAGTAACAGAGTCTTTTACAATGCCTGACGCCCAAAAAAATATAGAAGGAATAAAAAAAATGGCCCAAGCAAGTTGTTTTTTTAACATAGGATAAATATCTACCCAAGCTTTATACATCTGCCAACTTCCTGTAAAACTCATTAGTGCAAAGAAAAGACAGTTTACCGTATAAGTATTAAAGGAAAGAATAGAGAAAATAGAACCAATTTTATTAACAGCAAATGAACCTTTATCTCCATAGTAAGGCATACGATAAGCATAATAATAGGTGTGTGGTGTGCTGTATTCATCCATATTTTGAAACATGATTTCCCAATAGCTTAGTATATCATTCAAAAATGCTTCTCTTGCTATTCTTGCCCCCTCAAAATAAAAAAAAGTATCTCCATATCCGTACACAAACTGAAATACCAATCCAAAAAAAATAGCTCCAACTACTTTTACACTATATCCTATAATAAAAAAATTTCGCATTTCTTTATCTACAATACTTGTACGCATAAAAAATAATACTCCATAAATAAGAAGTAGATATATAGGCGTAAGAAAAAGATCTTGAAGGTTTATATAATTCATAAAATAATTTCTCCTTTTGTATCATTACTGTTTTAAATAACAGCAGAATCCTAACAAATTTACAAAAAACAAAGTTAGTCTATTTTACATTTATCAAAATCTACTCATTTTTATCACTTAATGAAATCTAAAACCATTTTTTTATTCGAATCAATTCGTTTTTTTGTTCAAGATAATATCAATTTCTTTAATGGATTAATATTGGTTATGTATTTTGCAGGACTTTTAGGACTTTGGTTTGAACCTACTCGTGAGCTTTTTGAACTGGCTACACCCTTCAATTTGGTTACAAGTATTGTACTTCTTTTCTTGGCACAACGTAAATACTCACCTTCTTTTTGGATTTTTGTGAGTATTACTTTTTTAGTAGGTTTTTTTATTGAAGTAATTGGTGTGAAAACAGAAGCTATTTTTGGAACATACAATTATGGCAAAACACTTGGCTTTAAAGTGTTAGAAGTGCCTCTCTTGATAGGAGTAAACTGGATAATGATTACTTTCATTGTTAATTATTTTGTTTCTACATACCTTATTTTTTATATTTTTACTTCCAAGGTAACACTATTTTTTAAATCTGTTTTTAGTGCTGCTTTGATGGTAATGTTGGATTATTTAATAGAACCTGTTGCTATAAAACATGATTTTTGGAGTTGGCAGGGAGATGTTATTCCTCTTCAAAATTATATCGGATGGTTTTTGGTGGCTCTGCCATTGTGTATGCTTTTTCAGTATTCTAGGTTTGAGAAAATAAATAAATTTGCTTATTTCTTATTACTGGCTCAATTACTTTTTTTTGGTGGTTATAATGTCTTAATGCGTCTTTTCGAACACTAAAGTATTCGGTACAGTGGCACTCACGCTAAAGCATAAACTACAGTTTTATTTGATATACAAAGTGAGAAAAAGCCTTTGCTCCAAATTCTTCTTTCCATTTAAAAAGTCCTTCATTGATTGAGTCTTTATTTTCTGTATTATTTCTTATCTCACTTACTCCCAAACTCAAAAAATCAAAACTTCCAGTAGGAGAGGTTTTGATGATTTTATCAAAATGAATAACATGGTTTTCTATAAGATGATTAATCAAGAAATCTAATGCACAAATTTCTTTTCCCTTTTTTGTAGCTGACATATACTGTAAATGAATCGTAGATTGATAAACAAAAGAAACACTACAAGCTACAATCTCATTTGTTGAATTTTTTGCTAAAGAAAAAAGAATGTTATTAGGAAATTTATCTTTTAATAACTGAATTTCATCCACCGAATGAACAGGAAGAAGATTATGACGAGTTTTTAAATTGTCTTCTAGTATATTCCAAAAATCAGTCGCTAGTTCTGTCTTTTCTATTCTCAAGTTAGATTGATAGGCTTTTTTGAGATTTCTTTTTTTTCTTGTAGAATAATTTTTATAGTTTATTTCTTGATAATCTACTTCACTCTTGGGCAAAGTAATTACAGAGTTTGCCTCCACTCTCAGAATTTTACTTTCAATCTCATTACTATTAAAGTTATCATTCAAAATTCTGTGAATACTTTCATCTTTATCTATAAAAAAATAAGAGGGCAAAGGTTTTATAATCAAATCAGTAAATTCATTTTTTTTCAAAAACTCAAAACAAGAAAAAACAATTTTTCGTTTTTCTAAAAAACTCAAATTATCTTTAAAAATAAATCCTCCAAAGGTTAAGCCTTTATGAGAATGAAGAATTTTTTGATTATTGTCGTTGGTGGGGATACCAACAACAGCAGGAGATTTTTTTGTAATTTCACAACAAGCTGGTAAAACACAAATCAACTCTTTTTTTCTATCGTAAATCATCAATGAAAAATCCTCAAAACGTTCCTTGTGATAAAATAAATAATCTGTTTCAAAGAAAAAATGTCCTTCTGAATTTGTTCTTATAAATGAATTCCATTCTTTATTATTTTCTTTAAAATTAAATTTTTTGATAGAATACATTTTATACTAATTTGATTTTGAGTATTTTATGAGTCATTTTAAATTAAATCCTAACAATAGTTATTCTGAAAAGTTAAACTAAAAACAAAATCAAATACATTTTTTAAACTACACTTTTAGACATGAAAAAATACGACGCAATCATTATTGGTACAGGACAAGCAGGCGTTCCACTCGCTGCAAAATTAGAAAAAGAAGGAAAAAAAGTAGCGATTATTGAAAAAAATAAAATTGGAGGCACGTGTGTAAATGATGGTTGTACACCTACTAAATCGTATGTAGCTAGTGCTAGAAGGGCTTTTGTAGCCAAAAATAGTGAAGGTTTTGGAATAGAAATAAAAGATGTAAAAGTAAATCTCAAAAAAATAAAGAAACGAAAAGATAAAATCGTTTCAGATTCTCATGATAATATTCAAGGTCTTTTTGATAAATTAGAAAAACTGGATTATTATAAAGGAGAAGGCACTTTTTTAGATGAAAATACGATTGAAATAAAAACAAAAGATGGAAAGACGCAGAAAATAGAAGGTAAGCAAATTTTTATTAATGTAGGTGCAAAAACTATTATTCCAAAAGAATATCAAGATTTAGATTATTTGACTAACACAAGTATTTTAGAACTTGATGAAACACCAAAACACTTAATTGTGATTGGTGCAGGTTATATTGGTTTAGAGTTTAGTCAAATGTTCTCTCGTTTTGGAAGTAAAGTAACTATTTTAGAACAAAACGAACGCTTTTTACACAAAGAAGACAAAGATGTAGCTGATGAAATAAAAAAAGTATTGGGAAAAGAATCAATAACAATTCATACCAACGCAAAAAATATAAAAGTAAATCAAGAAAGAAAAGAGAAAGAACAAGAAAAAACTAAAATTTCGTTTGAAAAAGATGGAAAAAAACATTCTATAAATGGTTCTCATATTCTGATTTCGGTAGGCAGAAAGCCAAATACTAAAACTCTAAACTTAGAAAAAATAGGTATAAAAACTGATAAGAGAGGATATGTAAAAGTAAATCAGCATTTTCAAACCAACAAAAAACATATTTTTGCTTTAGGAGATTGCAATGGTGAAGGAGCTTTTACACACACAGCTTATAATGATTTTGAAATTGTAAGTGATTTTCTTTTTGGAGAGAAAAAACGAAAATTATCGGATAGAATTCAATGTTATTCTATGTTTATTGACCCACCACTTTCAAGAGTAGGAATAAATGAAGAACAAGCAAAAGAAAAAATGAAAGAAGATAAATCGCTGAAAATTGTACAGGCTTTTCGTAAGATGGAAAGGGTTGCTCGTGCTACCGAAAAAGGTGAAACAGATGGAATGATGAAGATTTTGATAGATGAAAAAACAGAAAAAATATTGGGTGCAACATTTTTCGGAATTTCAGCAGATGAAACTATTCATGCAGTTATTGATATGATGTATGCTAAAAAATCCTATAAAACTATTCGTGATGCTGTTCATATTCATCCAACAGTTAGCGAACTTATTCCTACAATGCTTGGGAATTTGAAAGAATTGAAATAAGGGAATAACTTATAACTCAAAGCAGTTTTTTTAATTGAACAGGGTTTTAACCCTGTTTTTATAGATTAATCTCCAAAAATAGATTTTCTAAACTCACTAGGCGATTGGTCTGCATATTTTTTAAATAAAACACTAAAATAGCTCAAACTATTAAAACCAGCTTTGTAACAAACATCAGTTATACTCAATTTCATATTGGTTAATAATTTTTTTGCAAGGCTAATTCTCTGTTTCAAAATGTATTCTACAGGCGTAATTCCAAATTCTCGTTTGAAGGCTTTATAAAAATTAGATTCGCTCATACAAGCTAGTTTACTCAATTTTTCTACTGTTATTTGTTCTTCCAAATGTGTTTCTACATATTCTATCACAAAAGCAAAACGATTTTGAGAACTGTATTTTTTGTATTCTTCAAAAATCAAATTACGTGCTTGTGTTTGCATAATTCGGATTAAAAGTTCTTGTAAGGCAAGGTCAGCCAATAAATTTTTAGCTTCACTTTTTCCTAGTGAAATATGCGTAATTCTATCAATGACATTCTTTAATTCTGCATTATTTTTTAAATGATAATCTGGATTTTCTAGTGTCCAATTTCCGTTTTTATTTTGTGGTGTTTCTAGTTTTGGAAACTGATTATTAAGAGTTTCTAAAGTAGATTTTATTTTTTCATTATCAATTGCAATTGCCAAACACTGAGTAGGATTTTTTTCGTTTGCTTCTGGAAAATCAATTATCATTTCTTCATTTGCAGGAACAATCACACTTTCTCCAGGTAAATAATCAAATTCTGTTTTGGTATTTTTTATTTCTTTATAATGATTAATATTTTCAAAAGATTGCATTACTTTTTTTCCACGAATCATTGCAGTTACTGTCAAAGTATCAAAAATTAGACTTACTTTTTCGCTTTTTTGATGCGTTTCAAAAAGATTGAGTTCAAAGTTGGGAAGATTAAAACTTGAACGATTTTCGACAAGCGTTTGAAGATTATTATAAGAAGTAAGAGCCTGCTGTTTTGGAATAAATAAAGATGATTTTAAGGAATTTTCCATAATTGATAAGATAAATTAGATAGTTGTTTGTGTGCTTTTATTGGAGTGGTGTTTTAAATATAGTACAAGATAATCAATTCTTGACAAATTTTATTTGTTGGAATGATTGATAGAATACTATAAAGTTTTGATAGAATATTAAAAGACAGTTGATTATTTA
This is a stretch of genomic DNA from Bernardetia sp. MNP-M8. It encodes these proteins:
- a CDS encoding Rieske 2Fe-2S domain-containing protein — its product is MLSEKTKLVFSQILLITYTLTKLFDSEQEAKQKIALGTSILLTVSDANNEDEKICLSHTKDGFFAVQNNCSHAGADLHKGFINEQNEIVCPLHSYCFNLKTGNSTRGNAPSLKTYRLEWKNDEVTNQKVLFIDV
- a CDS encoding class I SAM-dependent methyltransferase; the protein is MIHTSSMTKKFNQTPLQITKGRFKEIFCFNTEFEEENIDHSVVESFGEEWKKFASFEDKEIDKLGKMYFDIIDENIVNKNTYGIDIGCGTGRWTKYLLDKIGFMEAIDPSEAIYTADKLIAEKENVRFSRASTDNIPFDDETFDFGMSIGVLHHIPDTQKAMSNCVKKIKKGGYFYVYLYYNLEDKSSFFKLILSIVSVIRKVVSSLPSTLKKFVCDLIAIFVYMPTILLGRFFKFLGLKKLALSLPLSFYQNQSFFVVRNDALDRFGTSLEQRFSRSEITEMMQKAGLSEIVISPNEPYYHAIGKN
- a CDS encoding DUF4920 domain-containing protein gives rise to the protein MKITFKLLLILFCFVSLSACNTDNKEKNTTEVNSMSETDTDNKEEKYGAEITLENAIAVSEIPALLDKQDSAELKVIGKIGECCQKKGCWMKVPISDNQEMFVRFKDYGFFVPMDSEGKEIVMEGKVKKEVISVAQLRHYAEDAGKTKEEIEKITEDEVKISFMATGVIIKG
- a CDS encoding carotenoid biosynthesis protein codes for the protein MKSKTIFLFESIRFFVQDNINFFNGLILVMYFAGLLGLWFEPTRELFELATPFNLVTSIVLLFLAQRKYSPSFWIFVSITFLVGFFIEVIGVKTEAIFGTYNYGKTLGFKVLEVPLLIGVNWIMITFIVNYFVSTYLIFYIFTSKVTLFFKSVFSAALMVMLDYLIEPVAIKHDFWSWQGDVIPLQNYIGWFLVALPLCMLFQYSRFEKINKFAYFLLLAQLLFFGGYNVLMRLFEH
- a CDS encoding mercuric reductase; the protein is MKKYDAIIIGTGQAGVPLAAKLEKEGKKVAIIEKNKIGGTCVNDGCTPTKSYVASARRAFVAKNSEGFGIEIKDVKVNLKKIKKRKDKIVSDSHDNIQGLFDKLEKLDYYKGEGTFLDENTIEIKTKDGKTQKIEGKQIFINVGAKTIIPKEYQDLDYLTNTSILELDETPKHLIVIGAGYIGLEFSQMFSRFGSKVTILEQNERFLHKEDKDVADEIKKVLGKESITIHTNAKNIKVNQERKEKEQEKTKISFEKDGKKHSINGSHILISVGRKPNTKTLNLEKIGIKTDKRGYVKVNQHFQTNKKHIFALGDCNGEGAFTHTAYNDFEIVSDFLFGEKKRKLSDRIQCYSMFIDPPLSRVGINEEQAKEKMKEDKSLKIVQAFRKMERVARATEKGETDGMMKILIDEKTEKILGATFFGISADETIHAVIDMMYAKKSYKTIRDAVHIHPTVSELIPTMLGNLKELK
- a CDS encoding AraC family transcriptional regulator; its protein translation is MENSLKSSLFIPKQQALTSYNNLQTLVENRSSFNLPNFELNLFETHQKSEKVSLIFDTLTVTAMIRGKKVMQSFENINHYKEIKNTKTEFDYLPGESVIVPANEEMIIDFPEANEKNPTQCLAIAIDNEKIKSTLETLNNQFPKLETPQNKNGNWTLENPDYHLKNNAELKNVIDRITHISLGKSEAKNLLADLALQELLIRIMQTQARNLIFEEYKKYSSQNRFAFVIEYVETHLEEQITVEKLSKLACMSESNFYKAFKREFGITPVEYILKQRISLAKKLLTNMKLSITDVCYKAGFNSLSYFSVLFKKYADQSPSEFRKSIFGD